In Fusarium oxysporum f. sp. lycopersici 4287 chromosome 2, whole genome shotgun sequence, a genomic segment contains:
- a CDS encoding hsp70-like protein — translation MLASRLSRALPRASPLAARSAAFTRSPLAAKFARYESTESEGKVQGAVIGIDLGTTNSAVAIMEGKVPRIIENSEGARTTPSVVAFAEDGERLVGVAAKRQAVVNPENTLFATKRLIGRKFKDAEVQRDIKEVPYKIVQHTNGDAWVAARGQNYSPSQIGGFVLNKMKETAEAYLSKPIKNAVVTVPAYFNDSQRQSTKDAGQIAGLNVLRVVNEPTAAALAYGLEKEADRVVAVYDLGGGTFDISILEIQNGVFEVKSTNGDTHLGGEDFDIHLVRHLVQDFKKTSGIDLSGDRMAIQRIREAAEKAKIELSSSLSTDINLPFITADSSGPKHINMKLSRAQLEKMVDPLITRTIEPVRKALKDAGLSAKEIQEVILVGGMTRMPKVAESVKSIFGRDPAKSVNPDEAVAIGAAIQGAVLSGEVKDLLLLDVTPLSLGIETLGGVFTRLINRNTTIPTKKSQVFSTAADFQTAVEIKVYQGERELVKDNKLLGNFQLVGIPPAHRGVPQVEVTFDIDADSIVHVHAKDKSTNKDQSITIASGSGLSESEIEQMVEDSEKYAEADKERKGAIEAANRADSVLNDTERALNEYADKLDKTEADSIKEKITTLREFVAKNLSGEGTATAAEIKEKTDELQVASLNLFDKMHKARNESSGEQSSSSEQSQEGEKKDENKP, via the exons ATGCTGGCTTCGCGCTTGTCGAGGGCT CTTCCCCGAGCTTCCCCTCTCGCCGCTCGCTCGGCTGCTTTCACCCGATCTCCTCTGGCTGCCAAGTTCGCTCGCTATGAGTCCACTGAGTCTGAGGGCAAGGTCCAGGGTGCCGTGATCGGTATCGATCTTGGTACCACCAACTCTGCCGTCGCCATCATGGAGGGCAAGGTCCCCCGCATCATTGAAAACTCGGAAG GTGCCCGAACCACTCCTTCAGTTGTTGCTTTCGCCGAGGATGGCGAGCGACTTGTCGGTGTCGCTGCCAAGCGTCAGGCCGTCGTCAACCCAGAGAACACCCTCTTCGCTACCAAGCGATTAATAGGACGCAAGTTCAAGGATGCTGAGGTTCAGCGTGATATCAAGGAGGTCCCTTACAAGATCGTTCAGCACACCAACGGCGACGCCTGGGTCGCTGCTCGTGGCCAGAACTACTCTCCCTCTCAGATTGGTGGTTTCGTCCTcaacaagatgaaggagacCGCCGAGGCCTACCTCTCCAAGCCCATCAAGAACGCCGTCGTCACCGTCCCCGCCTACTTCAACGACTCTCAGCGACAGAGCACCAAGGATGCCGGTCAAATTGCCGGTCTTAACGTTCTCCGTGTCGTCAATGAGCCTACTGCCGCCGCCCTTGCCTACggtcttgagaaggaggctgaCCGCGTTGTCGCTGTTTACgatcttggtggtggtaCCTTCGATATCTCTATCCTCGAGATCCAGAACGGTGTCTTCGAGGTCAAGTCCACCAACGGTGACACCCACCTTGGTGGTGAGGATTTCGATATCCACCTCGTCCGCCACCTTGTCCAGGACTTCAAGAAGACCTCTGGCATTGACCTGTCTGGTGACCGCATGGCTATCCAGCGTATCCGTGAGGCCgctgagaaggccaagatcgagctttcttcttccctctctaCCGATATCAACCTTCCTTTCATCACTGCCGACTCCTCTGGTCCCAAGCacatcaacatgaagctcAGCCGAGCTcagcttgagaagatggtTGACCCTCTCATCACCCGCACCATCGAGCCCGTCCGCAAGGCCCTCAAGGATGCTGGCCTCTCCGCTAAGGAGATCCAGGAGGTCATCCTCGTTGGTGGTATGACCCGTATGCCCAAGGTTGCTGAGTCCGTCAAGAGCATTTTCGGCCGCGACCCCGCCAAGTCCGTCAACCCCGATGAGGCTGTTGCCATTGGTGCTGCTATTCAGGGTGCTGTCCTTTCTGGTGAGGTCAaggatctcctcctcctcgatgTTACACCTCTGTCCCTCGGTATTGAGACCCTCGGTGGTGTCTTCACCCGTCTGATCAACCGAAACACCACTATCCCCACCAAGAAGTCCCAGGTCTTCTCCACCGCAGCCGACTTCCAGACTGCCGTCGAGATCAAGGTCTACCAGGGTGAGCGTGAGCTCGTCAAGGATAACAAGCTTCTCGGAAACTTCCAGCTTGTTGGTATCCCCCCTGCCCACCGTGGTGTCCCTCAGGTCGAGGTTACCTTCGACATTGATGCTGACTCCATCGTCCACGTTCACGCCAAGGACAAGTCCACCAACAAGGATCAGTCCATCACCATTGCTTCCGGTTCCGGTCTCTCTGAGAGCGAGATTGAGCAGATGGTTGAGGACTCCGAGAAGTACGCTGAGGCCGACAAAGAGCGCAAGGGTGCTATCGAGGCTGCCAACCGTGCTGACAGCGTCCTGAACGATACCGAGCGTGCTCTTAACGAGTATGCTgacaagctcgacaagaCTGAGGCCGACtccatcaaggagaagatcaCCACTCTCCGTGAGTTCGTCGCCAAAAACCTCTCTGGTGAAGGCACCGCCACCGccgctgagatcaaggagaagaccGATGAGCTCCAGGTTGCCAGCTTGAACCTCTTCGACAAGATGCACAAGGCCCGCAACGAGAGCAGCGGCGAGcagtcttcctcttctgagcaGTCTCAGGAGggtgagaagaaggatgagaacaagCCTTAA